The following are encoded in a window of Brevibacillus sp. DP1.3A genomic DNA:
- a CDS encoding glycosyltransferase, with product MGKNRILIGSPIQQFPIILEEFLQSLTALTTKNELVHYMFIDDNKDPLSSTLLADFQQENKRTVILKNTDDDTYVRNEMTHYWTERNIWKVAQMKDTIISYALKEGFDYLFLIDSDLVLHPHTLQQLLQANKDIISNIYWTRWQPDSIELPQVWLMDQYTLTREGASESAENQSFLEMLRKPGVYEVGGLGACTLIHRKVLEAGVSFKRIANLSFWGEDRHFCVRAVAMGFSLHVDTHLPGYHIYRQSDLAGVSEYRKKNGMTAGKTNQISISLCIIVKNEEDALERCLSTVVDLVDEIIIVDTGSTDRTKEIASNYGCTIYDFEWIDDFSAARNYAFSKATCPYILWLDADDILLEKDRQLFRELKFTLNYCIDSITMNYNLSVDSNGNVAYSIRRNRLVKRDRGFRWIGPVHEYLEVSGNVINSDISITHNKQKEYTDRNLQIYRRRDAKGEEFSPRDLYYYANELRDNQYHEEAITFYTKFLNTQQGWVEDNINACLKLASCYSHLYERQNVLSSLYRTFNYGRPRAEACCQIGAFHVEDKNWPLAIFWYDLATKVERPAEKLAHIDHVSWTWLPHLQLCLCYSQMGDNEKSRHHNDVAYLYNPTHPSILYNKKYFESLT from the coding sequence ATGGGTAAAAACCGTATTTTAATCGGGAGTCCCATTCAGCAATTCCCGATCATTTTGGAGGAATTCCTTCAATCCCTCACGGCGCTGACTACCAAAAATGAACTGGTTCATTACATGTTCATTGACGATAACAAAGACCCCCTATCCAGTACACTCTTGGCTGATTTCCAGCAGGAGAACAAACGAACCGTCATCCTCAAAAACACAGACGATGATACGTATGTCCGAAATGAAATGACCCATTATTGGACGGAACGAAATATTTGGAAAGTAGCGCAAATGAAAGATACGATTATCTCCTATGCGCTCAAAGAGGGTTTCGATTACTTATTTTTGATCGATTCCGATCTCGTTTTACACCCTCACACCCTGCAACAGCTGCTTCAAGCCAATAAAGATATTATCTCCAACATCTACTGGACACGTTGGCAGCCTGATTCAATTGAGCTTCCTCAAGTTTGGCTGATGGATCAATACACGTTGACACGCGAAGGCGCGTCCGAATCAGCGGAGAACCAGAGCTTTTTAGAGATGCTGCGTAAACCGGGTGTCTATGAGGTAGGAGGCCTCGGTGCATGCACGTTAATCCATCGAAAGGTCTTGGAGGCAGGCGTCAGCTTTAAACGAATAGCGAACTTGTCGTTCTGGGGAGAAGATCGGCATTTTTGCGTTCGGGCTGTAGCTATGGGCTTTTCTTTGCATGTAGATACGCACCTTCCTGGGTATCACATCTACCGTCAGTCGGATCTGGCAGGAGTGAGTGAGTATCGCAAAAAAAATGGCATGACAGCGGGGAAAACGAATCAGATTTCAATCAGTTTATGCATAATCGTCAAAAATGAAGAAGACGCTCTGGAGCGTTGCCTCTCCACCGTTGTGGATCTCGTCGATGAAATCATTATCGTCGACACGGGTTCAACAGACCGCACGAAAGAAATTGCGTCCAACTATGGCTGCACCATTTATGATTTCGAGTGGATTGATGATTTTTCAGCCGCACGCAACTATGCGTTCAGCAAGGCAACATGCCCCTATATTTTGTGGCTAGATGCAGACGATATCCTTCTGGAAAAAGACCGTCAGCTCTTCCGCGAGTTGAAGTTTACGTTGAATTACTGCATCGACAGTATCACGATGAACTACAACCTTTCTGTAGACAGCAATGGGAATGTGGCATACAGCATTCGCCGTAATCGCCTCGTAAAACGCGACCGCGGTTTTCGCTGGATTGGACCCGTCCATGAGTATTTGGAAGTAAGCGGAAACGTCATCAACAGTGACATATCCATCACGCATAACAAGCAAAAGGAATACACAGACCGCAATCTGCAAATCTATCGCCGCAGGGATGCTAAAGGGGAAGAATTCTCGCCACGGGACTTGTACTATTATGCGAATGAATTACGCGACAATCAGTATCATGAAGAGGCCATTACTTTTTACACGAAATTCCTGAACACCCAACAAGGCTGGGTAGAAGACAACATTAACGCTTGCTTGAAGTTGGCGAGTTGCTATTCCCACCTCTATGAGAGACAAAATGTTTTGTCGTCGCTATATCGTACGTTCAACTACGGTCGCCCACGGGCTGAAGCGTGCTGCCAGATCGGAGCCTTTCATGTCGAAGATAAAAATTGGCCGCTCGCCATTTTTTGGTATGATCTCGCAACAAAAGTAGAGCGACCTGCTGAAAAGCTCGCACACATCGACCACGTTTCCTGGACGTGGCTACCTCATCTGCAACTCTGCTTGTGCTATTCCCAAATGGGGGATAACGAGAAATCACGTCACCACAATGATGTTGCCTACTTATACAACCCAACCCACCCTAGCATCCTCTACAACAAAAAGTATTTTGAATCTCTGACCTGA